The following coding sequences are from one Candidatus Methylomirabilota bacterium window:
- the radA gene encoding DNA repair protein RadA produces MKASSVYRCQACGFQTGKWYGRCPDCGEFNTMTEERSAPGPRAGRQSGPGMAVSAVRPVRLAEVSAGDAARVGTGIAEFDRVLGGGLVAGSLVLIGGDPGVGKSTLLLAACRALAEAAGPVLYVSGEESAAQVKLRADRLGLGAKDLFVLAETAVEAIEAHVATLAPRVLMVDSIQTVHLAELESAPGSVSQVRECGGRLMTLAKTRGLAVFLVGHVTKEGALAGPRVLEHLVDTVLYFEGERHAAFRILRAVKNRFGSTNEIGVFEMTDRGLCEVRNPSAVFLAERPRGAPGSVIVVSLEGTRPLLLELQALVSPAHFGTPRRTVLGADYNRVCLLLAVLEKRAGFPLQNQDVFVNVAGGARCQEPAADLGIVLASASSYTERPLAPDVVLLGEVGLTGEVRAVGGLEPRLAEAAALGFRSAVVPRSSLVAGTSYPLEVKGVGTLEEALSVLLG; encoded by the coding sequence ATGAAGGCGAGCTCGGTCTATCGCTGCCAGGCCTGCGGCTTCCAGACCGGGAAGTGGTATGGCCGGTGCCCGGACTGTGGCGAGTTCAACACGATGACGGAGGAACGGAGCGCGCCCGGCCCGCGGGCCGGCCGGCAGAGCGGTCCGGGGATGGCGGTGAGCGCGGTCCGTCCCGTCCGGCTGGCCGAGGTCTCGGCGGGCGACGCCGCGCGCGTCGGGACGGGCATCGCCGAGTTCGACCGCGTCCTGGGGGGCGGCCTGGTCGCCGGCTCGCTGGTCCTGATCGGCGGCGATCCGGGCGTCGGGAAATCCACACTGCTCCTTGCCGCCTGTCGCGCCCTCGCCGAAGCGGCGGGTCCCGTCCTCTACGTCTCCGGGGAAGAATCGGCAGCCCAGGTGAAGCTGCGGGCGGATCGGCTCGGGCTCGGGGCCAAGGATCTCTTCGTCCTGGCGGAGACGGCGGTCGAGGCCATCGAGGCGCACGTGGCGACGCTGGCCCCCCGGGTGCTGATGGTCGACTCGATCCAGACGGTGCATCTCGCCGAGCTCGAGTCGGCGCCGGGCAGCGTGAGCCAGGTCCGTGAGTGCGGCGGGCGGCTCATGACCCTCGCCAAGACGCGGGGCCTGGCCGTCTTCCTCGTCGGTCACGTGACCAAGGAGGGGGCCCTGGCCGGGCCGCGGGTCCTCGAGCATCTGGTAGATACGGTTCTCTACTTCGAGGGGGAACGCCACGCCGCCTTTCGAATCCTCCGGGCGGTCAAGAACCGTTTCGGCTCGACCAACGAGATCGGGGTGTTCGAGATGACCGACCGCGGGCTCTGCGAGGTGAGGAACCCATCGGCCGTTTTCCTGGCAGAGCGGCCCCGCGGCGCGCCGGGCTCGGTCATCGTCGTGTCGCTGGAAGGCACGCGCCCCCTGCTCCTCGAGCTCCAGGCGCTCGTGTCGCCCGCCCACTTCGGTACGCCGCGCCGGACCGTTCTCGGGGCCGACTACAACCGGGTCTGCTTGCTCCTGGCCGTCCTCGAGAAGCGCGCCGGCTTCCCGCTCCAGAACCAGGACGTCTTCGTCAACGTCGCCGGTGGCGCGCGCTGCCAGGAGCCGGCCGCCGACCTCGGCATCGTCCTCGCCTCGGCGTCGAGCTACACCGAGCGGCCCCTGGCGCCGGACGTCGTCCTGCTCGGCGAGGTCGGGCTCACCGGCGAGGTGCGGGCCGTCGGCGGCCTCGAGCCGCGCCTCGCCGAGGCGGCGGCTCTCGGCTTCCGGAGCGCGGTCGTGCCGCGATCGAGCCTGGTGGCCGGGACATCGTATCCGCTCGAGGTGAAGGGCGTGGGGACGTTGGAAGAGGCCCTCTCGGTCTTGCTCGGATGA
- a CDS encoding MlaD family protein — MDPAQPGQGRTLLQLRVGAFILVALAVLIGLIYFLGRQAGLFERQYRLIAGFTQIGGLIEGAAVRLAGVPVGRVTSIRLPETGAAKVQVELTLVRRVQNRVRADSVARIETLGLLGDKIVEVTLGSPGATVLPDGAELATEEPFDTGRLMKQGSELLRNVAEISGELKATIGKVTESTLGPDLAETVRAVRVLTAEIEKGQGLLHQLIYDRRLGTAVADAAQTLRQVNATVKRLDGLLGDPQTTGLVEEARGALAEARAAMERVHRVVREVEEGRGMLHALVYGESRLVQDLDRLLARADTLVASVERGEGALGVLVRDPDATRAVKRVVTAAEDLAQTLDRAREADGLIQALLFDPAGKAIVTDLRETARHFREVTARVAQGEGLLGRLTQPGTEDVAKQAAEGLQGLGRLASDLAGDARLGEALADLRTAMANLKDITARIEAGEGTIGGLVTDPTIYENLAAFLEGAQRSVILRALIRAAIGRGGSTR, encoded by the coding sequence ATGGATCCCGCCCAGCCCGGCCAGGGGCGCACGCTCCTCCAGCTCAGGGTCGGCGCCTTCATCCTGGTGGCGCTCGCGGTCCTGATCGGCCTCATCTATTTCCTTGGCCGGCAGGCCGGGCTGTTCGAGCGCCAGTATCGCCTGATCGCCGGGTTCACCCAGATCGGCGGCCTGATCGAAGGCGCCGCCGTGCGGCTGGCCGGGGTTCCGGTCGGACGGGTGACCAGCATCCGGCTCCCCGAGACGGGAGCGGCCAAGGTCCAGGTCGAGCTGACGCTCGTCCGGCGTGTCCAGAACCGCGTGCGGGCCGACTCGGTCGCCCGCATCGAGACGCTGGGCCTCCTCGGCGACAAGATCGTCGAGGTCACCCTGGGGAGCCCCGGGGCGACGGTCCTGCCGGACGGCGCCGAGCTTGCGACCGAGGAGCCGTTCGACACCGGTCGGCTCATGAAGCAGGGGTCGGAGCTGCTCCGGAACGTCGCCGAGATCTCGGGCGAGCTCAAGGCGACGATCGGGAAGGTCACCGAGAGCACGCTGGGGCCTGATCTCGCCGAGACGGTGCGCGCCGTCCGTGTCCTCACGGCCGAGATCGAGAAGGGGCAGGGGCTCCTGCATCAGCTGATCTACGACCGACGGCTCGGCACGGCCGTCGCCGATGCGGCCCAGACTCTCCGGCAGGTCAACGCGACCGTCAAGCGTCTCGACGGCCTCCTCGGGGACCCCCAGACGACCGGGCTCGTCGAGGAAGCGCGAGGCGCGCTCGCCGAGGCGCGGGCGGCGATGGAGCGCGTGCACCGCGTCGTGCGTGAGGTCGAGGAAGGCCGCGGGATGCTCCACGCGCTCGTTTACGGCGAGAGCCGGCTCGTCCAGGATCTCGACCGGCTCCTCGCGCGCGCGGACACGCTGGTGGCCTCGGTCGAGCGGGGCGAGGGAGCCCTCGGCGTGCTCGTCCGGGATCCCGACGCCACCCGCGCGGTGAAGCGGGTCGTGACGGCGGCGGAGGACCTGGCCCAGACCCTCGACCGGGCGCGCGAGGCCGACGGGCTGATCCAGGCGCTCCTCTTCGATCCCGCCGGGAAGGCCATCGTCACCGATCTTCGCGAGACGGCGCGGCACTTCCGCGAGGTGACGGCCCGGGTGGCCCAGGGCGAAGGATTGCTCGGCCGCCTCACCCAGCCCGGCACCGAGGACGTCGCCAAGCAGGCCGCCGAGGGGCTTCAGGGACTCGGCCGCCTGGCCAGCGACCTGGCCGGGGACGCGCGGCTCGGCGAGGCGCTGGCTGACCTGCGGACGGCGATGGCGAACCTCAAGGACATCACGGCCCGCATCGAGGCCGGCGAGGGGACGATCGGCGGCCTCGTGACCGACCCTACCATCTACGAGAATCTGGCGGCGTTCCTCGAGGGCGCCCAGCGGAGCGTCATCCTCCGGGCCCTGATCCGCGCGGCCATCGGGCGAGGCGGATCCACGCGATGA
- a CDS encoding ATP-binding cassette domain-containing protein, with the protein MADAAVRFEGVLKSFDDQVVLRSLDLEVPRGTTLSVMGGSGSGKTVILRLTAGLIKPDRGRIEVLGVETTPLREEAMLPIRRRMGFVFQGAALFDSLTVYENVAYPLREHARLTEAEIAERVHGRLALVGLRDVDGKLPAELSGGMKKRVGIARALVLSPELVLYDEPTAGLDPTNARLITGLLEGLKAQGVSETSMIVTHDLEFARTVSDLLAILIDGRIAQIGPPDEIFASRQSEVQAFLAGELRPEGTG; encoded by the coding sequence ATGGCCGACGCGGCGGTCCGATTCGAGGGTGTCCTCAAGTCGTTCGATGACCAGGTGGTCCTGCGCAGCCTGGACCTCGAGGTCCCCCGCGGGACGACGCTCAGCGTCATGGGCGGGAGCGGCTCGGGGAAGACGGTGATCCTCCGGTTGACGGCCGGCCTGATCAAACCGGACCGGGGCCGGATCGAGGTCCTGGGGGTCGAGACGACACCGCTCCGGGAGGAGGCCATGCTCCCGATCCGGCGCCGGATGGGGTTCGTGTTCCAGGGAGCCGCGCTCTTCGACTCCCTGACGGTCTACGAGAACGTCGCGTATCCGCTGCGGGAGCACGCGCGCCTCACCGAGGCGGAGATCGCCGAGCGCGTGCACGGCCGGCTGGCCCTGGTCGGACTCCGGGACGTGGACGGGAAGCTGCCGGCCGAGCTCTCGGGCGGGATGAAAAAACGCGTCGGCATCGCCCGGGCGCTGGTCCTCTCGCCCGAGCTCGTGCTCTACGACGAGCCGACGGCCGGCCTGGATCCGACCAATGCGCGGCTCATCACCGGGCTGCTGGAGGGGCTCAAAGCCCAGGGAGTCTCCGAGACCTCGATGATCGTCACCCATGACCTCGAATTCGCGCGGACGGTGTCGGACCTGCTGGCGATCCTGATCGACGGCCGGATCGCCCAGATCGGCCCGCCGGACGAGATCTTCGCCTCCCGGCAGAGCGAGGTGCAGGCCTTCCTGGCCGGCGAGCTGCGGCCCGAGGGGACCGGCTGA
- a CDS encoding ABC transporter permease, whose protein sequence is MTDAWSALAARTRRVTAYYGGLGLLAWEVGRNAWLPRRYVGLVVTGFDDIGVRSLVVANTAAVFTGMVFALQASVYLSRFGADLYVGPLVALSLVRELAPVLTAILVGGKVGSGITAELGSMKVTEQIDALRAIGVNYVKRLIVPRVWAALFVFPLLTALADFVGLLGGMLIAVYERQIDIFLYWNTIFYWVVIRDLLTGIGKSFFFGILVTLIGSYNGLTMTGGTEGLGRATTATVVEVSVAVIIADFFLTKLFLLF, encoded by the coding sequence ATGACCGACGCGTGGAGCGCGCTCGCGGCCCGGACTCGCCGCGTGACCGCGTACTACGGCGGGCTCGGGCTGCTCGCCTGGGAGGTCGGACGGAACGCCTGGCTGCCCCGCCGGTACGTCGGGCTCGTCGTCACCGGCTTCGACGACATCGGCGTCCGATCGCTGGTCGTGGCGAACACGGCGGCGGTCTTCACCGGAATGGTGTTTGCCCTGCAGGCGTCCGTCTACCTCTCGCGCTTCGGCGCGGACCTCTACGTGGGTCCGCTCGTCGCGCTCTCCCTCGTCCGGGAGCTGGCGCCGGTGCTCACCGCGATCCTGGTGGGCGGCAAGGTGGGCTCGGGCATCACGGCCGAGCTCGGTTCGATGAAGGTCACCGAGCAGATCGACGCCCTCCGGGCGATCGGCGTCAACTACGTGAAGCGCCTGATCGTGCCCCGGGTGTGGGCGGCGCTGTTCGTCTTTCCGCTGCTCACGGCGCTGGCCGACTTCGTGGGTCTCCTGGGCGGCATGCTGATCGCGGTGTACGAGCGCCAGATCGACATCTTCCTCTACTGGAACACGATCTTCTACTGGGTGGTCATCCGCGACCTCTTGACGGGGATCGGCAAGAGCTTCTTCTTCGGAATCCTCGTCACGCTGATCGGCTCCTACAACGGACTCACCATGACGGGCGGGACCGAAGGGCTGGGACGCGCGACGACCGCGACCGTGGTCGAGGTGTCGGTGGCCGTGATCATCGCGGACTTCTTCCTGACGAAGCTCTTCCTGCTCTTCTGA